CTCGTACGCCACCCAATCGTGGTCGCGCCGGTAGCGGGTCAGCAGCGCCGGCGTCGGCGCCAGCTCGGGACGATGGCGGTATTCAATGCCAAGTATCTCGAGGATGTATGCGAGGTCATCGCGCTTGGCCCATCCGGCGAGCTGGCCGGTATTGCGAAGCCGAACGTCCACCACCAGGTCGACTCCGGCCTCCCGCACCAGCTCCACGAACCGACGCAGCGGCTTCCGCGTGAAGCCGA
Above is a genomic segment from Chloroflexota bacterium containing:
- a CDS encoding DUF488 domain-containing protein, which gives rise to GFTRKPLRRFVELVREAGVDLVVDVRLRNTGQLAGWAKRDDLAYILEILGIEYRHRPELAPTPALLTRYRRDHDWVAYEAEFGELMRERGGIAVVGAILAAARRPCLMCSEADPARCHRRLVAEQLAATYRALKVVHLV